CGAGCCGAGCTTCGCGAAGTCGATGACCACCGGCTGGCCCGCGCGCACCGTTTCGCCGCAGCCCCAGTAAATGAGCATGCGGCCTTTCGGCTGCTCGAACGTCTGCGGCGTATCGCGCTCGGGGCGCGGCGCTTGCGCGCGCTCGGTCTGCGGCGTGAGCAGCGGCAGGCTCGCGCCCATGTTCACCCCCGCGGGGATCGCGTGATCGGCGCGCGGCGTGCCGCCCGAGCTTTGCGTGGAGCCCAGATCGAGATGCATGCGCTTGCCGCCCTGCATGTTCGCGGGAAGCATGCCGCCCATGCCGGCCGGCATCGCGAATCCCATCCCGCCGGCGGTTTCCACGCTCATCCAATACACCGCGATCGGCGGCTTGACCGGCTGGTTCTGCGCAAACGCAGCCGGTGCGGCCGCGGCGGCGACGGCCAGCGCGATATTCGAAGCTTTCATCGTGACCCCCTTCACTTTCCGTACGATTCCACGCGCAGCGGCGGATTGCCGATTTCGTCCAGCCGTTTGTCCTCGGCCATGACCTGCACGAACACTTCCAGCGCTTTCAACATCGGCGGCATGCCGAAGTTGACCGCGGTCTGAAAACACACTTCCATGATCTCGCGCGGGTGCGCGCCCTGCCGCAGCGCCCCGCGCATGTGGCCGCGCGCCTGGGTCTCTTCCGCGATCGCGAGGCAGTCGCCGATCATGCACAGGAGCCGGGTCTTGTCGTCGACGACGCCGCGGGTATACATCGCGCCGTAGCAGAACTTTACCCACAGATCGGCGAACTGGCTGTCCATCGTGTCCAGCCACGACAGCACGTTGAGATGATGGCGCGGGCGCATCGTGAGCCCCCTGCCGACCGCGAGCCAGCCGTGGCGCTCGATCAGGCCGGGCAGGCGCGCGTCGGCGACGTCGTCAGGATGCCAGAGCTTGCTCTCCCGGTCGTAGGAGCGCTGCGAGTCGGTGCCGTCGAGCGGGAGCTGGTCTTTCTTCAGCTCTTCGAGCAATCCGTCTTCTTCGGCCACGCGGTAGAACACCTCGATCGCCGGATCGACCGTGGTATGGCCGCCGTACACGGCGCACTGGAGGATGATCTCGAGGATCTCGCGCGCGGGCACCTGCGCGAGCAAACCCGCCTTGATGGTGTCGCACAGCGCCGGATGGCTCTTCGCCATCGTGAACTGGC
This genomic window from Burkholderiales bacterium contains:
- a CDS encoding carboxymuconolactone decarboxylase family protein, whose product is MQSDLPFKYGPRAFEAGRALQPESFERRVAMRDALDQHFTKSWLDFAVNGILQRPALDTRTRLLVLTGQFTMAKSHPALCDTIKAGLLAQVPAREILEIILQCAVYGGHTTVDPAIEVFYRVAEEDGLLEELKKDQLPLDGTDSQRSYDRESKLWHPDDVADARLPGLIERHGWLAVGRGLTMRPRHHLNVLSWLDTMDSQFADLWVKFCYGAMYTRGVVDDKTRLLCMIGDCLAIAEETQARGHMRGALRQGAHPREIMEVCFQTAVNFGMPPMLKALEVFVQVMAEDKRLDEIGNPPLRVESYGK